A stretch of DNA from Paramisgurnus dabryanus chromosome 19, PD_genome_1.1, whole genome shotgun sequence:
ATGCTCACAAATTATGTAAAATCTCCCAAAAATAtcctttttttgttaaaatattattttttacaaggtcTGAGGAGACtgacatctctctctctttctctctctgtagtGTAGTGTAAATGACAGTGTGTCCAAAAAACAGGAAATATTACATTAATTACATTGGTAAATTAAAGTGCACCCCTGCCTAACAAGGGTGCACTTTTTAGAGTTTTTAGGTGTCATTTattcattaagtgtcatttgtttcAGTAGCATAGCTGACTTGCTGTTAATAGAGCTACCGTATTTAAGTCATAATGGAACATAACTTTATATATTAATGTTTCATttatataacatttaaaaaaaatgttgtggGGGTAACGGGACGGTGAGCTATCTCcctaaaatgaattaaaatgagTTATGTCTGGACAGTATAAATGGCACAGTTATGGATATGATTTGCTATATGCTCAACAAAAGTACTGCAGGTGTGTATCCTGGATTCTGCAAAGCATTTAATTAAATGATTGGAAAGCTAAGATTCCAGGACTATAAACCACAACCCTCCAATCGGTCTATGACAAGTAAATGGAAACAGATCAGCCCAACCTTAGACTCACTTTGACACATAAGGGTGCTGCAGAGCTTCATCGGCACTGAGTCTTTTGTCTGGATTAAAAACCAGCAGCCGCTGCACTAAATCAAGAGCATCAGGTGGTACTGATGGCTGCAGCATTTCACTGAATGGCACCTGTGGTCTAAACACACATCAAATACATACATGTGTTCATATACatacatgtttatatacatattcgtataaattataatttaaagtaaaaaagataTATGTAGCATACCTGAGCAGCATCCTCTGAATCACAGAAGCCCCATATTCTGATTTGATTGCCAAAACATCTACATAAATCACACACAGTTTAGCCACAGTTTTAGTTTAACCTTGGTTAGTTTTCCCCCTAATTCAATAGGTATAAACTAACCCTCTGTAGATGGTTGTGGAATGGCAAATATGATTTTTTCAATCTGATTAATTGTTGAAGTCCCGGGGAAGAGCGGTTTGCCCAGAAGCATCTCTCCCAGGATGCAGCCTATGCTCCACATGTCCACACCTTTCGTATACCTGTCGGATATAGAGGACTCTTTATGACACCCAGATTTAAggtgaatgtaaaattattcaatatatttatttaaataaaacatttagtgGACCATGTACCTAGTGGATCCCAGAAGGATTTCAGGTGCTCTATACCATCGTGTTGCTACATACTCTGTCAATGCAGGGTTCACAGCATCTTCTTGGATCTGGTAGAGGGACCTTGCCAAGCCAAAGTCACACAGCTTTACAAAGCAGTCAGAGTCTAGTAATATGTTGGATGGCTATAAGAAATACAAAGACATAAATAATTGAAGCATGGAGCGATCTCCACTGCTCTTTTAAGTAAAATGTTATAATGTAATACCTTTTGGTCTCTATGTATGACGTTGCCCGAATGAAGGTATTTTGTTGCTTTAAGAAGTTGGTACATTATATACCTCTTATGAATGTCCTTCAATATACTTCCTTTCTTTATTACTCCATGTAGATCTGtgtctaaaaagaaaaaaatacccATTTACTCATTCACTCTCTTGATTCTGTAAAACACAAAATGAGATCCTAGGCTACTCACAGGGGCGCTGCTAAGGATTTTGGGCCCCATGAAAAGAATCTTGACAGGGCCCCCAACACAGCCgagacttttttcatattaatttacataaaaccatgcgcttttatggtattttgactaccaatggggtgagaaaattgtaattgaattaagtgtttaagaaaaaaggaaTCTTATTTCcctatttttttctcaccccattggcagatcattttgcttgttttaaggacaatttcacttaaattgtatattaatttgtcttaaaactagactcatttactcatcaagaaaaagcatcttaatttaagaatttttagatatttctactgaaaacaagacaaaaatactaagtaagaaagtcattttttgcagtgttgaacgtttaactaaaactgtgtattgttattttttccagCGTTTTGCTTGCCCTAGCATGGGAAGAAAATTGAGTTCCCTtatcatgcacttttaacacTAGAACGGCCACCAGTAGTCATTTTAACTGCAGCATTTAAACTTATGcattgcaaaaattattttcaagaaaaaaattcttagtgtttttttttcttttttcagtaaaaatatcaaaaaattcttaaatcaagatgctttttcttgatgaacaaaacgacccaagaaaataagttttagaccaaaaatattgcattttttttgcataaaacaagcaaaaaaaaatggggtaagctaatttttcttgaatttagtgtttaagaaaaaatttcaagatttttttgcaggCAAATTGGGTAACATAATGTCGACCCTTTGCCTCTTTcacttcttatttttttctctttctgtttTTGACTTTCAGATTTTTGAGGCATTTTCACTTCCTTGTCAGTCAAGTTGATATTCTGCCGACGCTATAAGTGAAGTCAGGCTGTGTTGCCTGGATTATACGATTATACGATTTTATGATAATTGAGAGGGGGGCAAGGGGGCCACGGACGTTTGTGTTTcctaaacaaatacattttttgataCCATCAAACAGCaaatagaataatttaaagttaataatttttactattaaatattttttagcacCACAATTTTGGGGGCTTCTTTGGGTCCCCTCTTACTCGTGGGCCCCGAGAATCATCATTGTTTACCCCCCCTTTACAGCACCCATGGCTACTCATCTATTAATTTTTATTGGAGACAATTGTGACTGTGGTTGTCAGTACTTGTGTGGCTTCCTGGAGGAAAGTCATGGGTAAGGGAGAATAAATAGTGTAAATAATATCACCTACTTTACTTCTTTATTGCCACtataaaaatatcttattttacCTGTATACACCATATACTGTGCATAGATTTTTAAAGtacattaaacaaataaagcaAACAGCGTTATGACTATTTAATGATAAGTGTATTCATCTGTAGAGATCACCCAACTCATTTCTTACCCATGTATTCAAACACAAGGTAAATATCTTTGTCGTTTTGGGCTCTGATGACATTCAGTAATTTGATGATGTTAGGATGTTCCCCAAACTCCTGTAAACAAAATTAAgagatttttttgttaaagatcAAATGAAAACACAGTTCTATAGTCCTTTTAAATTGAATATGAAGTGAAAATGGATGAAAACCAATGGATGTAACACAGACATAATCTGAATCAAAGGATTGCTCAATGTAAGATGCTTACCTGAAGGAACATAATTTCTCTGAATGTTCTCTGTGAGAAAACGACAATTTAAAGTAGACAAATGTGAATCTGAGagatttttttaacaataattgatttagttttttttacatgattaCCTTAGCATAATACCTAAAACAGTGCTAATAGTATATTGTATTAATTCCTCTTGTCATTCCATCAGTCTTTTATTTTTCTAACCTGAGCATCTGTTCGATTTCTAAATGCATCAAAGATTTTCTTCACAGCAACAATCTCTCCAGTTTTTCGGTCCACAGCCTTCCAGACAATTCCATATGCCTGTGTAGAATGGAAAAGTAATGAAATTATAGCTTGctgaaagaaaacacaccatgTATACAACATAATGACCAGTCATCAATGAAGGGTTGCCATGAAACCTTAATTTAAATCTGTAGTCTTTTCTATTCACTGTAGTTTCCAGCTATTTACTGACAGGTGGGATCAAGTGGAGTTAAGAGGAAACAGGACGTTCTCAAGCTATTAATAATCTGGAGCCTTTCCTATTTTtggaaaacatttttaatgtgaGCTTTTATCTTAGTTTTTTCTTCAAGTCTGTGTTATTGAGCCCATGATGAAAACGACACTGTCTGTGTAAGTTATGGTTTTAAAAGTATACGGTATTACTATAAAGTGTTTACTGTGATGTACAACTGAGCAAATACATGGCCCAGCTAGTTTAAGGAAAATAGATAGTCAGTAAAAGCAACTTACCCCTTTCCCAAGTCTTCTTTTGATCTCATATTTTAAGGTGATGTGTTCTTCCACTTCCGTGATGTTCATCCTGTGTTATTTTTACCACTTCAGATAAATCTTATTAAGTTTTTACTCATTGCATAAATAATAAGCTTGGGTACAACACACTAGGAGTGAAAGGATTGCCCTAAAACTGAAGTTGCAGATTTTCTAAAGCAAAACAAAATCCTACGAAATCTCTTGAGCTTTCCCTACGAGAGAACAAAAATAGAAACCTATCACgaattaatgttaaatattgaCCACGAAAATATATCGAGCTGCATACTTTCTATGCCCAACTAGATTTTTCATACAATGTATGTAGAACTTCAAATGTTTGCATTACTGATAACGGCAATTGTTTATAAAGAATCGCCGGACTGCCGTAAAGTTACGCATCACTTCGTTTTGTCACTGTGTGTCGCCATGGAGACGCAACTATGCGTATGAGGACGCGGTCTCTTAAAGGAGACGCATGTTTTTCTGATGCTCTCTTAATTCGTTCTCAATAAGATGAAGTGCGTTTTTCGCAGTTTATACTTGAAGTATACTTGTTTAAACGAAATTGAGTGTGTTGCTAGAAATTACAAGGCACTTTTTGTGTTCTTCAATATCTATTCCTGAAATACAATTCAGCTATTATTCATGACAGTGTACTTGAAGTATACAGTACTTGACCGTCACTTCTGCTTTAGTGTCCACGAGAAGTTTTTTACTCACAATCAATATTTTCATGAAACTGCAGGTTATTTAATCAGTGATTAATTTATATGAGGCATAAAATCTGTGGATAAACACTGCAAGAGTAAAGTTGAAGTCACATACACAAGGGCAATTAATTCTTGAAAGTTAATATGTGATTTATTTCAAAACTATTGTATTTACAATGGTCATTAAATAAATATGACTTATAATAATACACCACACCAAAGAAAGAATACACTAAGTTCTGAATCACGGTATCTTTTATAAAAGTTAACTTTACAACAAACACTTTTGAGAGTAATGTATATAAATGAGTGTTATTTAGAAGTCTAATTTTCTAtcttaaagaaaaaaatgtgaaGCTGGGGCAGagatattattatttatttacatttattcaaaaatTCAGTATCAAATCTCTTTCTGTAATATGATACTATGATTACTCCATAAaatcaactaatattttttttattaacatgtATTAGAAGCCTGCAACTTCCTACTTCCCTAGAATATACTCGATATACTTAAATGTATACACTTCTCTAGAATATACCTTGCTATTTGTCGGCCTATTGATCAGGTCATTTTACAGAATGCAgctacaaaataaaatacaggCATTGTCAGACAAACCCATTTAGTAGActctatttaaaaacaaaacaaacattggaACAATACAAATCTAATTGTACTCAGGCATGATCATGTCTTTGCTTTATATATAGAGTAACCCATTAGAATGCAGGGTCTCCATATTGAAAACAAGAACTTCACATTCAAGAAGAAATTGCTCAAATAGGGACAGTGAAACACAGAGGTTTGATTAAAAGAAGAAAGCTTGTGAATAAGAGTCCAAAGAGATTAAGGAGTGTTTAGGAGGAGTGTAAGTATCGATTAAAGGCGTTGTAGGCAGACTCCAGATCAAACAGCATCTGGCGAACTTGAGAGTCATCCAGTTCATCAGATGCCGACATGCTGCTTAGTGTTGTTAACCTGTAACAAAGAACCAATATGACAACACAGTTCAAGTTCGCTCTGATCTCTCTTGCTTACACAAAACCAAAGCAGCATCAGGCTTTTACTGCGTCTTTAAACAGAATGTCGAAAAGTCAACTCAACTATGTAAAGGGAAAACTGTGCTCCTCtatagctcagtggtacagCATTGCAATAGCAGGtgtgaacccagggaacacatatactgataaaaatgtataccttgtaatgcactttaagtcactttggatgaaagcgTCTTCCaagtgcataaatgtaaatgcttaCCAGAGGCTAACTTTGTCTTTGGCCTCTGAATCTGGGGGCATGTTGCTCATTCTATTCATGGTCTCCATCAGCTCTCTCAGGTCGGGCTGGATctataaaacaaacaataagtTATAGATAATTAGATGTGACTAAAAAGTACTTAAGTTAAAGTGTCTGAACCCAAACTGCAAAATAAATACCTCATCCATGGCACGAATCTCTAGTCGAAGTTTGTCCATCACTGTGATAAAAAGCTAAATGGACAAAAGCATAAACATTAAATAAGGCATATTACAGGAGCAGAGCTTGACCGTTAGTATTAACATTAGGCCTCTCTTGGTTTAGGTGGGCTTTATATAACGAACCACTGTTTACTCTTCTGCTGTGAAGCACTGTGACAAATTACTTATGGCATATGCATATGGATTTTTAAACGGAACAAATAAATCTACTTAATTAAACTCTTGGAACAAAAAATATCTTTCGAGCTCAAATCAATAAATGCTGGCGATTTCTGGCATTAACCGAAACAAAGCTAGTCAtactaaaatacataaaaccttCTGTATTGAAAAGTACATACAGATACTATGTCTGCAATGCAACGATTCAGGTTGCCTTTGTCATCCTTGATGGTGATTGGTCGATCCTCTTTAATCCTCTCCATGGCGAGCGGGCAGTCAAGCTGCCATAAACACAGAAGGTGGAAGATATTAAAGAGCAATAGCATACTAACAAAACAAGCTAGTAAGaacaaaacaagacaacataaaacatttcaaagcaATGCATTTGGCCTAATAAATTACAAAAGATGTTAAATCACATAAttgttaaaaaagaaaatatgttcAAAGTTGTACTCTGTATTTTCGACAGAAGTCATCGATGGAGCCAACATCGGATCCTTGGACCTGTTTGAAAGCAGCCTTGTACTGAACAAGCAATCTTGAGCAAGCTCCAGTATATCTGCAGAAATATTGTAAATATTCGTTTTGGAAAGACAAACATACAAAGTCACACcatttaatacaaaataaagaaagtaaCTAACTCATTAGGAGTCACACAGTCTTTGATGTATGCTTTCTCAAGAGCTTGGAGTGTCTTCACCACAGCAAATAACTCTGCCATGTTGTCATACCTTTGAAAATATAGTAAAAGCGCATATCAATCTCAATGTGACAACATTATCACTGTTCTGTATTGCCTTTTAGGTGACTTCAATGAAAAAGGCAAACTACCAGGCTCTGAACTAAAGTATCGGTCACCACAATCCTGAATACAAAACACAATGTCTAATAAGAGGTTTGCCAACTTACTTTTCTCTTTCTCTagcatttttgtacaattttacTTCCTGTGGAAGACACAGAGATCATTCAAAAAAGATTAATGACAGAAAATTGTGATTCATTATCATCACAACTACTTGCGGTAAATATGAAACAAATTTACCTCATACAGTTCTGGCTTGTTGGCAGGTGctaagacaaaaaatacagaaatttGATAAGTTATACAGTTGTGAGATGTAGAATAAGTTTGAGATAGTTAGCAAATAGTTTaaacattcatgattttatcaGGTTGTCTTACCACCGCCCATCACACCAGTGGCTGGTATTCCATGAAACATGATTAATatctaaaaaacaacaacaacaacaacaattgAAGAATCAGTCAATCACTATTAGTAATAAATGATATACAGTGCCACTATAACAAAACCTACTGAACTGCCTATTCATGACATATTTTGGGTACTGCTGCTCACTGTGTT
This window harbors:
- the mapk15 gene encoding mitogen-activated protein kinase 15 isoform X1, which translates into the protein MNITEVEEHITLKYEIKRRLGKGAYGIVWKAVDRKTGEIVAVKKIFDAFRNRTDAQRTFREIMFLQEFGEHPNIIKLLNVIRAQNDKDIYLVFEYMDTDLHGVIKKGSILKDIHKRYIMYQLLKATKYLHSGNVIHRDQKPSNILLDSDCFVKLCDFGLARSLYQIQEDAVNPALTEYVATRWYRAPEILLGSTRYTKGVDMWSIGCILGEMLLGKPLFPGTSTINQIEKIIFAIPQPSTEDVLAIKSEYGASVIQRMLLRPQVPFSEMLQPSVPPDALDLVQRLLVFNPDKRLSADEALQHPYVSKFHNPAREPSLDYDVILPVDDDIQLSVTQYRNKLYEMILEKRVSRQIHKQPHFKQKTKEVSEDSEMEKSNETGAGVHREGKRGEDEHHERKSPKDKKSHNETGSLVAKPPNRPEQINSSAENSGPAVSPSAVKTSYNPITHAPNGLVKPPHHLTGLAHLNRIMKRNPEIGSALPTGGANGFVGGEQRGRSAPVARTSSFSLTLAQPQNNPLLHKDEPTVSSGLCVTSARLNQRSNSQSREAKQPPRFSKKVFQSNSNVSATGDPRAKLGSYSQAYGTISKTGLDSLLKNCH
- the vps28 gene encoding vacuolar protein sorting-associated protein 28 homolog, with amino-acid sequence MFHGIPATGVMGGAPANKPELYEEVKLYKNAREREKYDNMAELFAVVKTLQALEKAYIKDCVTPNEYTGACSRLLVQYKAAFKQVQGSDVGSIDDFCRKYRLDCPLAMERIKEDRPITIKDDKGNLNRCIADIVSLFITVMDKLRLEIRAMDEIQPDLRELMETMNRMSNMPPDSEAKDKVSLWLTTLSSMSASDELDDSQVRQMLFDLESAYNAFNRYLHSS